The Miltoncostaea oceani genome includes a region encoding these proteins:
- a CDS encoding ZIP family metal transporter, which produces MATGPAPSPRAGGWGTRLLALLPILLLIGVAAGYVASDSTITDLIGSDPPPADEVEIRRVEFHPGEIRVLVRNPQADDITVAVVTVDDAVVPFTTDGPDTIGRLRSTTIEIPYTWVEDDPYTVGVTSSTGIQTTFAVPAAVATPGLDGGSVGGYALLGFLVGVVPVALGMLWLPALRSAGDQWLALFMAVTAGLLSFLAVDALFEALELQAALPGALGGPGLVLIGVAVSYLGLAWVAQRLSRRGAGGAVGVPLAGVGLATMVAIGIGLHNLGEGLAIGSSFAVGQLALGSFLVMGFMVHNVTEGLGIVAPIADGARVRRSRLAALALVAGAPAILGAWIGGFLVNDVLAVLFFAVAVGAAAQVVVEVLRHLRRRAPGGLGSGWVVGGFLAGVVVMYLTGLLIG; this is translated from the coding sequence ATGGCCACCGGACCCGCGCCGTCGCCGCGCGCCGGCGGGTGGGGGACGCGCCTGCTCGCGCTGCTGCCCATCCTCCTCCTGATCGGGGTGGCGGCCGGCTACGTCGCGTCGGACAGCACGATCACCGACCTGATCGGCAGCGACCCGCCGCCCGCCGACGAGGTGGAGATCCGCCGCGTCGAGTTCCACCCGGGGGAGATCCGCGTGCTGGTCCGCAACCCCCAGGCCGACGACATCACCGTCGCGGTCGTCACCGTCGACGACGCCGTCGTGCCGTTCACCACGGACGGCCCGGACACGATCGGGCGCCTGCGCTCCACCACGATCGAGATCCCGTACACGTGGGTCGAGGACGACCCCTACACGGTGGGCGTGACCAGCTCGACGGGCATCCAGACGACGTTCGCGGTCCCCGCGGCCGTCGCCACCCCCGGCCTCGACGGGGGCAGCGTCGGCGGGTACGCGCTGCTCGGGTTCCTCGTCGGCGTCGTCCCCGTCGCGCTCGGGATGCTCTGGCTGCCCGCGTTGCGCTCCGCGGGCGACCAGTGGCTCGCCCTGTTCATGGCGGTCACCGCGGGGCTGCTCAGCTTCCTCGCCGTGGACGCCCTCTTCGAGGCCCTCGAGCTGCAGGCGGCCCTGCCCGGCGCGCTCGGCGGCCCCGGGCTGGTGCTGATCGGGGTGGCGGTCAGCTACCTCGGCCTGGCGTGGGTGGCCCAGCGCCTCTCGCGGCGGGGCGCGGGCGGGGCGGTGGGCGTCCCCCTCGCGGGCGTGGGCCTGGCGACGATGGTCGCGATCGGGATCGGCCTCCACAACCTGGGCGAGGGCCTCGCGATCGGGTCGTCGTTCGCGGTCGGCCAGCTCGCCCTCGGCAGCTTCCTCGTGATGGGCTTCATGGTCCACAACGTCACGGAGGGCCTCGGCATCGTCGCCCCCATCGCCGACGGCGCGCGCGTGCGTCGCTCCCGGCTCGCGGCGCTCGCCCTGGTCGCCGGCGCCCCCGCCATCCTCGGCGCCTGGATCGGCGGCTTCCTCGTGAACGACGTCCTGGCGGTCCTCTTCTTCGCGGTCGCGGTCGGCGCCGCCGCCCAGGTCGTGGTGGAGGTCCTGCGCCACCTGCGCCGCCGCGCACCCGGCGGGCTCGGGTCGGGGTGGGTCGTCGGCGGGTTCCTCGCCGGCGTCGTCGTGATGTACCTGACGGGGCTGCTGATCGGCTGA